GCGAATTGCTGAAACGCAGGGCAGCGGGAGAACCGTTGCAGCACCTGCTGGGCGTCACGGAATTTTTCAGGAGGGATTTCCTGACGGATGCCCGCGCCCTGATTCCCCGCCCGGAAACTGAGGAATTGGTGGAAATGGTGCTAAGGAAAATCCCGGATCATCCGGTACGCATCCTGGACATGGGAACGGGCTCCGGCGTTATCGGCGTCACGCTGGCGTTGGAACTCAAGGAGCGCGCCAGGGAAGTCGTGCTGGCGGACATCTCCCCGCAGGCTCTTGATCTGGCTCTGGAAAATGCCATGCGGCTGGGAGCCAGGGTTTCCACCCTCCAGACCAACCTGTTCGCCAACATTTCCCCGGAAAAAACGGGGCTGCCCACAAAAGATGCCGATTCCGCTCCGGAAGGAGAAAAAGGGGAAGACGGGCGGAACATGCTCTTTGACGTTATCGTGGCCAATCTGCCATATATTGCGGAGGGGGAAAAACTTGCCCCGGAAGTTATGAAAGACCCCCATACAGCCCTGTTCGGAGGACCTAAAGGCTGGGAAATCATTGAACGCTTTCTGTCCCGCGCCCGGGATTACCTGAATGAAGACGGCTTTGTAGCCCTGGAAATCGGGTACGACCAGGCCTCCGTCGTAACACAAATCATGGATGGATACGGCTACAATTATATTGAAGTTCTGAAAGACATGAGCGGCGTCGCCCGTTTCCCCTTCGGCTATCGTTAATGTTATCCCTCCTTTTCACTCCATGCAGGCGGCGCGCATTCTGGTTGACGGACAAAGCGATCTGGTACTGGATTACGGCATTCCTCCGGAAGCGGGAGACGTCAGGCCGGGCTGCCGCGTACAGGTGCCCCTGCGCAACAGAACGGCTACCGGAACCGTGCTTACGCTGTCGGAACCGTCTCCGGCCTGGAAGGACAGGCTCAAACCCATTCTGAAACTGATTGATCCGGAGCCTCTGATTTCCCCGGTGATGATGAATCTGGCCTCATGGGCGGCGGACTATTACTCTGTGGCTCTGGATCAGATGATCCGGTGTCTGCTCCCGGAAACCGTCCGTCAGGAAAATACGGCGGAAAAACTGCGCAAAATGGTGTATCTGGAAAAAACTCCGGCACGGGAGGAACTGGACGCCCTGTACCGCAAAGCGCCCCGGCAGGCCCAAATGCTGGATTATTTCTCATCCGCGGGACAACAGGCCGTCCCCCTGGCAGCATTCGGCGCCGGAGCCCTGAACGTTGCCCGCAGCCTGGAAGCCAAAGGCTTCATCTCCCTGAAGGAAGAGGCCGTGCACCGGGACCCCAGCACCGGGGAGCAATTCGTCCCCACCCAGCCCATGAAGCTGAACAGCCAGCAGCAGAAAGCGCTGGAAGAAATCACGGCCATGTGCGCGGCAGAGCACAAAAAACCGATCCTGCTGCAAGGGGTTACCGGTTCCGGCAAGACGGAGGTTTATTTACAGGCCGTTTCCCAAATAGTAACATCCGGAAAATCCGCCCTGATCATGGTGCCGGAAATTTCCCTGACGCCCCAGACGGTTCAGCGTTTCAAATCCCGTTTCGCGGAACTGCCTTCCTCCGTGGCAGTGCTGCACAGCCTCCTTTCGGACGGAGAGCGCTTTGACGAATGGCATGCCATCCGTTCCGGAAAGGCCCGCATCGTCATCGGCCCCCGTTCCGCCGTCTTCGCCCCCCTCCAAAATCTGGGCCTGGTGATTGTGGATGAAGAACACGACGCCTCTTACAAACAGGAAAGTTCCCCCCGCTACCACGGGAGGGATCTGGCCGTGCTGCGCGCCCATCTGGAAAACTGCACCGTGCTTCTTGGCTCCGCCACTCCCTCCCTGGAAAGCATCCATAACGCCCTGATTGGAAAGTATTCCCTGGTAAAACTGACGGAAAGGGCGGACGGCCAGCAGCTGCCGCTCATTCGCATCCTGGACATGAAAACGGAAGGGAAAAATAAATCCGGTCCCAACGTTATCTCCGAACGCCTCAGGATGTCCATTGACCGGCGTCTGGACAAAGGGGAACAGGTTATCCTGCTGCTCAACAGGCGCGGATTCGCACGCTCCATCCAATGCCCGGACTGCGGCCACGTAGTCACGTGCATGCACTGTTCCCTGCCCCTGACCTACCACCGTACGGAAGACCGCCTCATGTGCCACCTGTGCGGATTCAAAGCCCTTCCGCCCCGTTCCTGCCCGGAATGCCGGTCCGCCAACATTCTGCTCCAGGGGTACGGAACCCAGAAGGTGGAAGAAATCCTGCGCCGCACTTTTCCTGCGGCGCGCATCACGCGCGTGGATGCGGACGTGGCCCGGCGGAAAAACGCTGTCCGGACCATTCTGAACCAGTTCCGCGCCCATAAGATAGATATTCTCCTGGGCACCCAGATGATCGCCAAAGGGCTGGACTTTCCCAACGTGACGCTGGTAGGCGTGCTGAATGCGGACCTGGGGCTCCACATCCCGGATCCTCGTGCAGGGGAGCGCACATTCCAGCTCCTGACGCAGGTAGCGGGCCGCGCCGGCCGCGGTGACCTTTCCGGAGAAGTCATTATCCAGACTTTTACGCCCCAGTCCCCCTCCCTGCAATACGCCCGGCACCATGATACGGACGGCTTCGCAGCTCAGGAACTGGAAATGCGGCGCGCGTTCGACCTCCCCCCCTTCACCCATATCGCCGTATTGACCATACGGTCCCAGCATGAAAGCATGGCGGAATTCGCCACGCAAACCCTCGCGTCCCGCCTGCGCGGCATGCTTCCCCCTCCCGCCACGATGACCGACCCCATGCCCGCCCCCATTCCCCGCGCGCACGGACAGTTCAGATTCCAGATTACGGTCAAGGGACCTTCCGCCCGCATCCTCTCCCGCACCCTACGGAAACTGGTGCAGGAAGCCGGACTGGGGGAAGACCTGACGGCCGTAATCGACGTGGATGCCATGTCATTCATGTAAGCCGCCTTGCCAAAACCGGCCGGGAACATTAGAATTCCAGCACAACACAACTTACTATTATGCTGCTTCATTTCTACAAAATGACGGGAGCCGGCAACGACTTTGTCATGGTGGACAATCGTGACCTGAGCCTTTCCTCCGTGCTGGACAAAGAAACCATAGAAGCCCTGTGCGACCGCCGCTTCGGCATTGGGGCGGACGGGTTGATCGCCGCGGAACCTTCCCAGGGCAAGGGGGGAATTGTCCGGATGCGTTATTACAATGCGGACGGGGGAGAGGCGGAAATGTGCGGCAATGGGGCCCGCTGCTTCGGCAACTTTGCCGCCGCCCTGCTTCATCACGACAAGACAACGCCTCTTCCTTTTGAAACAATGGCCGGCGTCGTCACCGCCACCTTTGAAAAAGACGGCAACGTCACCGTCAACCTGACCAATCCCCACTCCATGCAGCTCTTCGTGCTGAATGCCGACCCGGCTGTGGGAGCGGATGTCCATTTCCTGAACACGGGCGTTCCCCACGCCGTAGCATTTCTGGACAAGCTGGACGGCCTGGACATTGCCAAACTGGGGGCCTATCTGCGTTACCATGATGCCTTTTCACCCAAAGGCACCAACGCCAACTTTGCAAGAGTCCTGTCTCCGGGGCACATTGCCATACGCACTTACGAACGCGGCGTAGAAGATGAAACGCTTGCCTGCGGAACGGGGATGACCGCCTGTGCGCTGCTGCATGCCGTATTGACGGACGCTCCCTCCCCCATTCAGGTGGACGTGGCGGGTGGAAACACGCTTAAAGTCGGATTCCAACGCACAGGGGACCGTTTCACTGACGTGACGCTGACCGGACCGGCAGACCTTGTGTTCACCGGAGACATTCAGATCTAGATCTGAGCCTCCCCGGCCAGAAAAAACAGCCTCTCACCCATCAGCGGGACTGCCTGTTCAGCAGGGAACATTCCGCCCTAACGTAACCGCCGTAATTATTGCAGAACGCCTTGTACACGGCAGGGCCCATATTCGTTTCGCAATAATATTTCACGGTAATACAGCCGTTTTCACGCTCCATATTCAGAAAATGGCTGGACAGAAGAACCAGATTATTCTGGTAATTCCACAGGGCCATGTCACGCGCCATTTCCTCATGAATCCTCTCACATATAAAACTCTCCGGAGGGGGAAACAGAACGGCGCAGACAATACTGATCAGGCAGATTCCCGGGATGACCCCTACGGCAAGCCCCCTGTGGCATTTTCTGATCAAGGGGAGGTGATTCCTGAATTTCCGAAAAACGGTAAAACGGAACAAATACCCCGCCAGCAACGCCACCGGAAAGAAGACATTGACGTATTCGAAAGCCAGGCTCATTCCTCCAAGAACAAAAAACCCGATTCCCTTCCACACCTTCCGGTAAACCGGAATGCAGGCGCAAAGGAACACGTACAGAATATAGCCCAGCAGACAGAGGAAAGGCAGAAGCGTTCCCGTAAAAACATGCTCCATCATGCGGTCCCACGGATATTCCCGGCTGGGAGAGCTGGCCTCCTGAAAAAACATGCATACCATGATCATCAACACCAGCCCGACAAGAAGAAAAGCCTTTGATTTTCTTGACTCGTACAAAAGCCACAGCAAAACAGCCCCTAACGGCAATAAATAGCAACCTATACTGTTGAATACAGTAGACAGCATGGGAATATGAGGAAAGAAATTCATAGATCGGATACAGATGAGAGGCCGGTTAACAACTAAAATGCAGCAACGACTGCGGAAACAGTAATTGGAAATAAAATAAATTCAAACATTCGTTTTCAAACAACTCATAAAAAATCATGTCCTTTTCACAAAAATCCGCTTATCCGGACTCTCCAACTTGACAAAACAACTCTCCGGAAAGGATAATAATATCCTTGTGAAGCCCTCCCTTTTCATCCAGACCGTCCTCCTTCCGGTTCTTTTCTTCTTCCCCCAATGCGGCCGCAAACCGCTCCTTCCGGAATATACGCCGCTGTGTTCGGGAATGATACCGGGAGAGCACGCTTCTCACCGAGCCCTCCGGGCGCGGGAAAACAGGACCTACCGGGTCGGCCCGAAAGGCGGCGTATACTACATCAATCCCCATAATAAAAAAGTTTACATCAAATCCAGGAGGGTGCAATAGAAGATCACACAGTTTCTCCGCAATTTTCCAAAGAGGAAACAAATAACCGCCCCGGCATGCTCTTATTGTATTATTGAGAAAATATTCCATTCAAAAAAACTCATTAAACTTATTTTCTTCTTGCCAAAATGGAAGAGAGCGGGTAATGTCTGCCGCACCACAACACTAAATGGTGTCGGTAGTTCAATGGTAGAGCCCCAGATTGTGATTCTGGTTGTTGCGGGTTCGAGCCCCGTCCGACACCCCATCCCTTTCCTTTATAAAAAGAGCACTTACGGTGCTCTTTTTTACTATCCCCAGCCCTTTCCGCATGCGTAATCCAGAATTCGTCAAAGCCGCTTTTTCCGCTATTGCACCGCGCTATGTGGCTACCAACCATGTGCTGAGCATGGGCGTGGACCTGCTATGGCGCCGGCGCGTCGTTCAGCTTGTCTCCGAATGGAAGCCGGAGAACCTTCTGGATCTCGCGACCGGAACGGGAGACCTGGCCCTGGCCATCCTGAACGCGATGCCGGAAATCCGCCTCACCGGGTCCGACTTCTGCCAGCCCATGCTGGACATAGCGGCCAGACGTGGGCTGGATCATCTGGTTTGCGCAGACGCCATGAACCTGCCCTTCCCCTCCGCCTCCTATGATGCGGTCACTGTCGCCTTTGGCC
This region of Akkermansia muciniphila genomic DNA includes:
- the prmC gene encoding peptide chain release factor N(5)-glutamine methyltransferase, translating into MKTLLEVLQSGTDYLVRQGCDEARATMQHLLAHVLHCNRTALYSQFDRPVEEAELAPLRELLKRRAAGEPLQHLLGVTEFFRRDFLTDARALIPRPETEELVEMVLRKIPDHPVRILDMGTGSGVIGVTLALELKERAREVVLADISPQALDLALENAMRLGARVSTLQTNLFANISPEKTGLPTKDADSAPEGEKGEDGRNMLFDVIVANLPYIAEGEKLAPEVMKDPHTALFGGPKGWEIIERFLSRARDYLNEDGFVALEIGYDQASVVTQIMDGYGYNYIEVLKDMSGVARFPFGYR
- the priA gene encoding replication restart helicase PriA gives rise to the protein MQAARILVDGQSDLVLDYGIPPEAGDVRPGCRVQVPLRNRTATGTVLTLSEPSPAWKDRLKPILKLIDPEPLISPVMMNLASWAADYYSVALDQMIRCLLPETVRQENTAEKLRKMVYLEKTPAREELDALYRKAPRQAQMLDYFSSAGQQAVPLAAFGAGALNVARSLEAKGFISLKEEAVHRDPSTGEQFVPTQPMKLNSQQQKALEEITAMCAAEHKKPILLQGVTGSGKTEVYLQAVSQIVTSGKSALIMVPEISLTPQTVQRFKSRFAELPSSVAVLHSLLSDGERFDEWHAIRSGKARIVIGPRSAVFAPLQNLGLVIVDEEHDASYKQESSPRYHGRDLAVLRAHLENCTVLLGSATPSLESIHNALIGKYSLVKLTERADGQQLPLIRILDMKTEGKNKSGPNVISERLRMSIDRRLDKGEQVILLLNRRGFARSIQCPDCGHVVTCMHCSLPLTYHRTEDRLMCHLCGFKALPPRSCPECRSANILLQGYGTQKVEEILRRTFPAARITRVDADVARRKNAVRTILNQFRAHKIDILLGTQMIAKGLDFPNVTLVGVLNADLGLHIPDPRAGERTFQLLTQVAGRAGRGDLSGEVIIQTFTPQSPSLQYARHHDTDGFAAQELEMRRAFDLPPFTHIAVLTIRSQHESMAEFATQTLASRLRGMLPPPATMTDPMPAPIPRAHGQFRFQITVKGPSARILSRTLRKLVQEAGLGEDLTAVIDVDAMSFM
- the dapF gene encoding diaminopimelate epimerase; the protein is MLLHFYKMTGAGNDFVMVDNRDLSLSSVLDKETIEALCDRRFGIGADGLIAAEPSQGKGGIVRMRYYNADGGEAEMCGNGARCFGNFAAALLHHDKTTPLPFETMAGVVTATFEKDGNVTVNLTNPHSMQLFVLNADPAVGADVHFLNTGVPHAVAFLDKLDGLDIAKLGAYLRYHDAFSPKGTNANFARVLSPGHIAIRTYERGVEDETLACGTGMTACALLHAVLTDAPSPIQVDVAGGNTLKVGFQRTGDRFTDVTLTGPADLVFTGDIQI
- a CDS encoding ubiquinone/menaquinone biosynthesis methyltransferase; this encodes MRNPEFVKAAFSAIAPRYVATNHVLSMGVDLLWRRRVVQLVSEWKPENLLDLATGTGDLALAILNAMPEIRLTGSDFCQPMLDIAARRGLDHLVCADAMNLPFPSASYDAVTVAFGLRNMASYPDALREMGRMLRPGGHLLILDFSLPESLLKRPYRFYLHRILPVIAGWMTGHREAYDYLADSIEAFPCGQAMKALLRECGYSNITAEPLNGGIASIYTAQR